DNA sequence from the Cohnella herbarum genome:
GCGAGCAACATTTTCTTAATCCCTAGACGGGAAGAGATAACGCCGGTTACGAGCATGGCTAACGCCATAACCGCATTATAGCTCGTGAACAGCAATGTAAGCTGACTATCCGACGCGCCTAACTGGTCTTTCATCATCGGCAGAATGGGGTCCACGAGACCGAGCCCCATGAAAGCGATAATGCTGGCGAAAGCGACAGCCCATACCGCTATCGGTTGATTAAACATACTGACTCTCGTTTTATGCTGAGTCTGTTCGGCCGGATTGGCCCCTTTCCTAGTTGAGGGTTGCATGGTTACGGAAGACTCCTTTTTAAGTCGACATTTTGGTTATGCCTTCGTCGATCCGTTGTTGCATTTTCTCGATTTCCTTGCGAAATTCAATCATCTTGGCCAGCTTCTCATCGACCATGGCCAGTTGCTGACTGGCCATCTCTTTCATTTCCACCAACTGTTGCAGCTTATGCTCGGCTTCCTCGGATTTGGAATAGCTATCGCGATGCTCGCCAAGCTTCTCCCGAACCGATACGAAATTCAATATCTCCATAAGCGAAAATCCGAGAACATCCCGCGCGTTCACGATTTGGTTCAACCGTTCGATATGCTTGCGGGTGTATAACCGCATCCCGCCTTCGCTTCGCTCCGGAGGGAACAGCACTCCGATTTCCTCATAGTACCGAATCGTTCGTTTGGTCAATCCGCACTCCTTGGCCACGTCGTCGATCTTGAATTTATCCACGTCATCCCTCCGCTTGAATCTTGCTTCCTTGCGAATGAAATAAGAATAATCTTTTTGAACGTTAACGTCAACGTTAACTTTTGCTTATTTCCGATTCAGCTCAAATTTCGGTCTTCAAAACTGAAAGTTGACAATAAGTAGGTTTAGATACTAAACTAAAAACATGGATAATCACAACGACTCCCACCCCGTCCCTATGAACAAAGGAAGCCGCAACCTCGGCCGACTGATTATGCAGCTCCGACGTCTCGAACGCCACCCTCAAACCTTCGGCAATGCCGGATCGTTAACGCCGAGCGAGATCCATACGATCGAAGCGATCGGTTACGAGGGAAGCATTCTGATGAGCGAGCTCGCCGCTCGCCTCGAAGTGACGAAAGGCGCGGTCTCCCAGCTTATCGTTCGGTTGGAAGCCAAGCAACTGGCAACGCGTTCGCCGTATCCCCACGATTCGAGGGGGGTGCTGATTTCGCTTACCGAGAAAGGGAAGGAAGCATACAAGGCTCATGAAGAGGTTCAACTTCAATTTTACGACCAGCTTCGTTCGCGGCTAAGCCGGCAAGAAATCGAAATTTTCGAAACCTGCATAGAAAAATTAAACGAATTTCTGCAAAAGTAATTTTTTTGCCTTTTAGTTTAGTATCTATACTATTTAATCAGACATCGCGTTAACGAGGAGAGAAGATGACCTCTATGAAAGATTACATCGTCGTCGTTGGCGGATATGGCCATGTAGGACAATCGATAAGCAGACAGCTTGGCGAATGTTTTCCGGGTAAAGTATACGCGGCGGGTAGAAATCTAAGCCGTGCCCAGCAATTCAGCCGCTCGACCAACGGGAAGGTCCTGCCCCTGCAGCTTAATATTGCTGGAGGTTTCGACCGCACCCTCCGGGATCGAGTAAAGCTTGTCGTCATGTGCCTCGATCAAACGGATACCTCATTCGTCAGATTCTGTTTCGAGAACGGAATCGATTACGTAGACGTTTCCGCGAACCATTCCTTCTTGGCTCAAGTGGAACAGCTGCAAGCGGAGGCTAAGGCTAACGAAGCTACGGCCATTTTGAGTATCGGGCTTGCGCCGGGACTGACTAATCTGATGGCTTATCATGCCAAAAGTCTAATGGATCATACGGATGCTCTAGACATCTCCATTATGCTCGGCATGGGAGATCATCATGGCAAAGCCGCCATTGAATGGACGATCGACAACCTGGGCAACGATTTCGAAGTCGTGAGAGGGGACAAGAAGGTTGCGGTTGCAAGCTTCGCGGATGGCAAGAAAACGAATTTCGGAGGGCCGCTGGGAAGCAGGAAGGCATACCGGTTCAACTTCTCGGATCAACATGTGCTGCCGCTAACGTTAGGGGTACCTACCGTTTCCACTCGGCTTTGTTTCGATTCGGTTGCGATAACCGGATTGTTGGCGGGGCTCAAAGCGTCCGGAATGTTCCGTTTATTACGATATAAGCCGGTCCGCTCTGCCGCCGTCCAACTATTCGGGCGAATGAAATTCGGTACGGAGATATTCGCCGTGAAAATCGATGCTTGGGGGAAAAGAGACCACGAGCACGTGAAGGTGGAAAGCTTCTTGCAGGGAACGAGCGAAGCCGAAATCACGGCCAAAGTCGCGGCTTTCGTAGCCGAGAGAGCGTATCGCGCCGAATTGCCGCATGGCGTGTACCACATTGAACAATTGTTTGAATTGAATCCCATTCTAGCCTCAATGGATCGGTCGACCATGTTCGAGACCCGAACTTTTCATCTTCAATAAAACATTCAGCTTCTCAGAAGACAGGAGCATAGCCGCGGCCGATAACGCGATAAACGCCGGAAAAATTCCAATTGTCGTATGGGAAGCCATAAACCCGAGCAACGGAGGTAAAAGCGTGCTTCCGGTATAAGCTAAGGCCATTTGGTAACCCATGATGGTTTGGGATTTCTTTTTCCCGAATCGCACCGGGGTTTCATGCAGCATGCAAGGGAAAATCGGAGCCAAACCTAACCCGATAATCATCAAGCCGGCAAGCGCGAATCCCGACGGCAAGGGCAGGACTAGGAACACCGCTCCGGATAAAGCAATGATTTGACCTCCGCGAATGAGCGTGCGGTTGCTTAACTTAAACGTTATAAATCCGGTAACGAATCTCCCGATCGTAATGCCCGCGAAGTACAGGGAAACCCATAACGCGGCCGACGATGCGGTCAAGCCCTTCACGTCAACCAGAAAGCTGCTTCCCCATAAGCCCACGGTGGCTTCGACTCCGCTGTAGAATAGGAAGGATGCCAGAGCTAGCTTGATTCCCTTCATCCGCAACGGTTTAACGGGTTGGCCGTCTTCCTCGTCATTCGACAAGCCGTCTGAATCCTCGATTTGTTCGCTGCGACTAACGTTGCTTGATTTTGCGACGCGATCCCACAAGGGCAGCGTTAAGAATAAGATGACAACCAATCCCAATTGAATACCCGCGACCGTAAGGTAGCCGTCTCTCCAAGATGATTGCCCCGAGATGAATTGGGCCATGATCATCGGTCCGAGAGTCGCGCCTACTCCCCAGAAACAGTGCAACCAGCTCATGTGGTGCGCTTTGTAATGCGCGGCCACGTAGTTGTTTAAACCGGCATCGACGGAACCCCCGCCAAGGCCAAGCGGAATGGCGCAAACGATAAGCCACGCCAGCGACGGAGCAACGGAAAAACCAAATAAGGCGCCTGCCGTCATGATGCAACTGACGAGAGTGACTTTGCCCGTTCCGAACCGCTTTAATACGGCTCCGCTCGCTAAGCTGGACACGATCGTGCCTGACGCAATGATCATGAACAACAAACCCGCCGTGCCCAGCGACGCGTTAACGTCGGATTGCATGACGGGCCACGCCGATCCCAATAGGGAATCGGGCAGCCCTAGGCTGATGAAGGCCAAGTAGATAATCAATAAAAAATAAGTAGCCATTGTATAATAATCTCCCGTTTCCGTTATTCATTTCGTGGCGGGTGCGGAAATCAACAGATCGAGCCCGAGATTCCGCAATCCGTTTAAGTAATCCTGTTCCCAGTCGCTCATCGCGAGCCGCGGCAGATGTTCCGCCGGAATATAGGCGGCGCTCCTTGCCGCGATCCCGTTAAGGATCGTTTCGTTCACTTCGTCATGACAGAAAATAATCGTGTGAGGGTTTATCACAGCCGTGCAAGTCGCGATCAACCGACTAACGGCATCGATCCCTTGCTCGCGAAGCTTTATTTTTTCCACTCCCGTACCTTCGGTCAACGCTTGTTGAAAATTCAAATGATCATATAGCGGAACGAATGAAACTTCCCCCGAGAAAAAGGTGCTGCCTCTGACCACCACTCCATTGATCAGAATGCCGGCACCGGGACCGTTCTTACCGAAATACAAATAGATCAAGGAAGGGTTGTCTTTGTTATTCATATTGTCGTAATAGCCCAGCACGGCAGCGTTCATATCGTTCTCGACGACGACGGGAATAGAGAATCGTTCTTCCAGCGTCCCCTTCAGGTCGAAAAGATGGAACTGTTCGTAATCAGGGATGTGGATAATCCGGCCATGATTAACCGCACCGGGCACTCCGATAGCAAGGGAACCGATCTTGGGATATTGAACGATGATCTCTTCGATCAGCTTCGTAAGGCTATGAATGTCATCCCTTAAAACGCTCGAAGTTTTACCTTGTTCTTTCACTTCTCCCACGCTATTAAAAACCGCGAAGTTCGTTTCCGATTGCTCCAAAAAAATGGCCAACCCCAGCATGTATTCCGGATTGTAAGCATATCTCATCGCTCTTCTCCCGCCGCTGGAATCATCAATGCCGACTTGAATAAGCTCCCCCTCTTGCTCCATCTGGGCCAGAAACTTGCTCGTAGTCGGGAAGCTGATACCCAATTGGCGACTCAGCTCCGCTTTAGTCGCGCTCCCAAGCGTAAGAAGCGCTGCGCGTATGCCGCTAAGGATCACGTTCTTCATCTCTTTGGGAGTCGCGGGTAATTCATTCACTTCGTTTCACCTCTTGGAAGATTAACTTATTAAACATCTTTAATAAGTTACGACAATCGTAACAGAAAATCTAATCGATGCCAATCCTTTTGTGAAAAGTCGCAGATCAACCTTGCACGCCAAAGACGCCTTTGCAGGCGTCTTGAGTATTTATGCGGTTGTAGCCGTCGGATCACGTTCCGCAGAACGTTCGGTATGGACGAGAGGACGGCACGGGCGGCTCGGCGAACTCCGCCTGTTCGGGAGTGTGATCGAAGGGATGGGAGAGAACGTCGAGCAGCCGCTCCATTACGCTGTAATCCCCGTGTTCCGCAGCTGCCTTCAATGCAGCTTCTACTCTATGGTTCCGAGGAATGAGTGCGGGGTTGCTGCTGCGCATCAGTCGGTGCGACGAAGCTTGCGATTCTTGTTGCCTGCCTAGCCGCGACCGCCACCGCTCTTGCCATTGCCCGAATTCCGGGTGCTCGGCCACAACCGTATCCCCCGCCGTATCGAAAGTAAGGGCGCGGAAGGTGTTGGTATAATCCGCGCCGGTCTTCTGCATCATACCGAGTAGATCTTCGATCAGCGCTTCATCCTGCGGCTCTTCGTTAAAGATCCCCAGCTTCGCTCTCATTCCCGCTAGCCAATTCGTTCGATACAGCTCCGTAAAACCCTTTAACTCCTCCTGGGCCAATTGAACCGCCTGCTCCTGGTTGTCATGCAGCAACGGCAATAGCGCTTCGGCGAATCGCGCGAGGTTCCAAGCGGCGATATAAGGCTGATTACCGTATGCGTAGCGCCCCTGAGTATCGATGGAGCTGAATACCGTTTCAGGATCATAAGCATCCATAAAAGCGCACGGCCCGTAATCGATCGTTTCTCCGCTAAGAGCCATATTGTCCGTGTTCATCACTCCGTGAATAAACCCGACGAGCTGCCATTGGGCGATTAACGCGGCCTGACGCTTAATCACTTCCCGCAGCAGCAAAAGACCGCGGTCTCCCTCGGCATCGACTTCCGGATAATGTCTCCGTAACGTATAGTCCGCCATCGCCCTTAGATCTTCATCCGTACCCCATTGCGCGACATATTGAAACGTGCCGACGCGCAGATGGCTGGCGGCCACGCGGGTCAATATAGCACCAGGTTGCTCGGTTTCGCGGTAGATGGATTCTCCGGTCGCCACTACCGCCAAGCTGCGAGTAGTCGGAATGCCCAGCGCGTGCATCGCTTCGCTGATGATGTATTCGCGCAGCATCGGTCCAACCGCCGCTCGACCGTCTCCCCTGCGGGAATACGGCGTCGCGCCTGAGCCTTTAAGCTGAATGTCGAATCGCTCGCCATGCGGAGTAATCTGCTCGCCAATCAAGATCGCGCGGCCATCGCCTAAGCGATTGAAATGTCCGAATTGATGCCCTGCATAAGCTTGAGCGAGGGGATCGGCGCCTTCAGGGATCCGGTTGCCCGCAAATGTCGCCACGCCGTCATCGCTTTGCAGCGCTTGGACGTTCAACCCCAGCGATATGGCCAACGGCTCATTCAGCGCGATCAACCGCGGTGCGCGCACGGGAGTAGGGTCGAGCCTGGTAAACAAGGATTCCGGAAGACGGGCATAGCTGTTGTCCCAATTCCATCCCGCTTCTTTTGTAGCCTGAATCTCCGTCATCGTATCTCCTACTTTGCCTTTTTGTTTTTATTATACCCTTTCCATTCCAAAATCGAAGACCTTATGGGTATCTGGCCGTCATCTATTTGGTTTTGCACATTCCCTTTACAAATAATGTCTCCCGTCTATATGATGATCGGTAAGGGGGGAACCGCATGACTACTAACATTCTTATCGTCGAAGACGACCGGGAAATTCACGGGATGCTGACCGCTTATCTGCAGCGGGAAGGCTACGAAACGTCATCCGCATACGACGGAGCGGAAGCGATCGGCAAGCTGGAGCAGACTGGCTTTCAGCTCCTAATTCTAGACTTGATGATTCCCGTGATCGACGGGTATGAAGTGCTGCGCCGCGTCAGGGAAAAGCAAAATATCCCCGTGCTCATTCTATCGGCCAAAGCGGACGAAGTGGATAAAATTATCGGACTGGGGCTCGGCGCCGACGATTATATGACGAAACCTTTCGGGCTCGGAGAGCTGTCGGCGAGGGTCAAAGCCATGCTGCGAAGATATGTTTACTTCAACGCCAATCCTCTAGACCGTTCTTCGTCCGTGCTAACCCATGGCGAGCTGTCGATCGATCTGCACACGTACGAAGTCGCTTCCCGAGCCGGCCGCAGAACGTTAACGGCCAAGGAATTCGACATCCTCAAGCTGTTCCTTTCCCATCCTTCCCGCGTATTCACGAAATCGCAAATCTTCCAAGCCGTCTGGAACGAAGATTACATGACCGACGAGAATACGGTTATGGTACATATTCGGCGGCTTCGCACCAAAATCGAGCCCGATCCGTCCCAACCGGTCTACATCCAAACCGTATGGGGAATCGGTTACAAGCTCGGGGCGGCGGCGAACTGATGCCGGGATACGTTCAGCCTGCCATTATCGTCTTCCTGCTTGCCGCAAGCTGCTTTCTGCTCGTCAAACAATGGCGCTACAAGCAACAATTGGGGTGGATAACCGCAAGATTGAACGAAATACGCGGCGGCTCCCCCAATCAGCGAATCCGTATTCATCATGCGCCGGAATCCTTAATCGAGCTTGGCGGCAGCATGAACCGCCTTATCGACGCCTATCAGATCAGCTTGGAGAGAGTGAACCTTCTCGAGACCGAACGCAAAAAAATGATTTCCCACCTGTCCCATGACCTGCGAACGCCGCTGACGGCAATTCTCGGTTACGTGGAAGTCATGCAGAAGGACAATAGTTTGTCGGAGGAAATGCGGCAGAACTATTACCGGATCGTAGTCGCCAAAGGAAATAAGCTCGATGCGTTAATCCGGGATTTCTTCGAATTGTCCAAGCTGGAAGCCGACAACGGCTCCATGGAGCCGGAAAAGCTAAACGTCATCGACAAGGTCGAGGAGGCCGTCGTCTCCTTCTATCACCAGTTCGAGCTCGCGCGGCTCTCCCCCCGGCTCGAGCTTCCGGAGCGGCCGTTGTACGCATGGGGAAATCGGCAAAGCTTGGAGAGAATCATGAACAATTTACTGTCCAATGCGCTTCGTTACGGAGCGGATGGCGGCGTTGTCGGCATCCGGGTCAAGGATAAGGAAGACCGCGTATGGATCGAAGTTTGGGATCGCGGACAAGGCATTTCGCAAACGGATATGCCGCATATTTTCGAACGGCTTTATACCGGCAGCGCCTCTAGAAACTCCGTGCAACAAGGGAACGGATTAGGGCTGACGATCGTCAAGAAACTGGTGGAGAAGCAACACGGTGAAATTATTGCGAGAAGCGTCCCGAACGGCGAAACCGTATTTGCGTTCTGCCTACCCAAAGCGACTTAAGAAATATGTAAGAAACCGTTCAATCTCATGTAAAGCTCCTATTGTATAATCAATCCAACCCAAGCAAGACGCGATGCGGCCGCTATTGCTTGGCAATTGCTCATAGGAGGATGAATCAGTGGAAGACATTTTGAGGACGAGCGGTCTTACCAAAAAATACAAAACGCACACGGCGGTCGACGGCGTCAGCATTTCCTTGAAAAAGGGGGAAATCTACGGTTTTCTCGGTCAGAACGGGGCCGGTAAAACGACGACGATTCGGATGATCATGGGGCTCATCAAGCCAACCTCGGGGCAGATTCAATTGTTCGGTCAGGACGCGGAGTCCGGCCGGAAAGCGGCATTCGAACGCATCGGCTCTATGATCGAAATACCCGGCTTTTATCCCAACCTGACGGCTGTCGAGAACCTGGACATCCATCGTCGGATGATGGGAATGGGCAATAAAGAAAGCATCGACCAAGCGCTCGAGCAAGCGGGGCTGCTGGATACCGGGAACAAGAGAGTGAAAAATTTCTCGTTAGGCATGAAACAACGGCTCGGCATAGCCCGCTCCCTGCTGCATCATCCGGAGTTGCTTATTCTCGACGAGCCGACGAACGGTTTGGATCCGGCCGGCATTAAGGAAGTCCGGCAGCTCATTATCGAACTGGCCTCGAAGCGCAATATCGCCATTCTCGTATCGAGCCATATTCTGAGCGAAGTTCAGCAGATGGCTACGAAAATCGGGATTATTCATCAAGGAGTCCTTGTCGAAGAAATCGAACAACACACGCTTCAGATGAAAAACCGGCATTGCATGGAGTTCAAGCTAAGCAACGATCGCGAAGCCGCCATGCTGCTGGAGCAGAAACTGGGGATTCACGATTATACCGTCCCCGAACCGGGGGTCATTCGAATATTCGAGCAGTTGTCGGAGTCGGCCCTTATCAACCGCACCCTTGTCGGACACGGCATCGATGTGGCTGAAATCGCGATGGTGCGCGAAACGCTCGAAGATTACTTCCTTAGCCTGACGGGAGGCGATCTGAGTGCTTAACGTGTTCTATACCGAAATCCTGAAACTAAGACGTACGAAAATGTTTTGGTTGGTTATCATCGGCGCCTTAATGCCCGCCCTGATCTCGGCCTTCGCGGCATGGGGCAATATGAGCTGGACCGATCTATACAAAAACAATCTTCTGTTTCTGAACGTCATGGTTAGCCCGTTGCTTCTCTCTCTCCTCTCCGGTTACGTCGTGGCTCGGGAATATAGCGATAGTACGATTAATCAGCTTTTCGTATATCCCTATCGCCGCATGTCCATCTTGCTTGGCAAAACCTTCGTGGTCGCGCTCCTCTCGCTGGCCGTCATCGTTCTAAATTATTCTGCGATATGGATGGTTGGCAGTCTCATGAGCGATCAACCGATTCCTAATGATCTGATTGGAAAATATACCGAAGCGTTCATCTGGATGGCGGCGCTGCAAATGTTACTCACGCCGCTCATGATGGCGACGGGAATCGTAGGCAAGAGTTATATTCCTTCGGTCGTGCTCGGCATTATCGCCATCCTCGTCAACATGATGGCCATCAGCGGGGTCGAAGACCATTTGGCAGGACGCGTGCTGTTCGTTAGCTACCTTCCTTTCGGCACCATGATCATTCAGCTGCTAGACATCACGAAGCCCGGCGTTGAAGACCACATCCACGCGCTGATTCCCCATGCCGCCATGTTCTTGCTTCTATTCGTTTTCAACGCGTTCTATTATACGAAGTCGGAAGTTCACAGCGGTTCTTGATCTTTAGTTCGGCCCCTCTAGTATGCCCCTCGTCCCGCGCCCTTCCTATCGCCATATTCGTGTAACATACGGGTATTATACTTGCCTGGTTAGCACGACATAGATAGGGAGGAAAGAGCCTTGCAGAACAAAACGATATTGATTACCGGAGGAACGGGTTCTTGGGGAAGAGAACTCGTCGGAAAATTGCTGGAAAGGGAACCTAAAGAAATTCGAATCTTTTCCCGGAACGAGTCTTTGCAGGTGGAGATGCGGCAGGAATTTCAGCATCACCCTAAATTAAATTTTATCATTGGAGATATTCGCGATAAATACGAGGTTATGCAAGCTTGCCAGCAGGTGGATTATATCTATCACTTAGCCGCCTTGAAGCATGTTCCGATCTGCGAACAACAGCCGGATAGCGCGATGAAGACGAACGTCATTGGAACTCAGCATGTCATTCAAGCCGCTATCGCGAACGATGTCGAGAAAGTGATTTACGTATCCACGGACAAGGCGACCCACCCTTCCAACACCTACGGAATGACGAAAGCCCTCGCGGAAAAACTAATCGTTCATGCCAATTTAAGAGAAGGCAACACTCGATTCGTTTGCGTAAGAAGCGGCAATGTGCTCGGATCGACGGGCAGCGTCGTACCTCTGTTCAAACAAAGAATCGCGCAAGGGCTGGATCTATCGCTAACCGATTCTAGAATGACCCGATTTTTCTTAACCTTGGAGGAAGCCGTAGCGCTGTTGCTTAAAGCGACGGAAGACAGCAGAGGCGGGGAAATCTACGTAACGAAAATGTCGGCTTGCCGCATTGCGGATCTTACGCAAGTATTAATCGAGGAATTAGCGACGGGAGTCGTCCGTATTAACGAAACGGGCGCCCGTCCTGGCGAAAGCCTAACCGAATCTCTGATATCCGAGTTTGAAAGTACTTATTCCATCGACTTGGATGTTCGGTATTATGTCATTTTACCTCCTTATCCAATAGAAGGATTACAAGATTACTATGCGGGCAGCGTTCCTGTAGATTTTCGCGGCTACCATTCTAATCATGCATTGCTGAGCAAGCCGGAGATAAGGGAAATGCTGCTTAAAGGCGGACTGCTGGCATGAGCAAAACCATTCTATTCACCGGGGGAGGCTCGGCAGGCCACGTAACAGGCAATCTCGTACTGATCCCGAAATGCGCCAAAGAAAACTGGAGCATCCACTATATCGGCTCGGAGCAGGGGATTGAGAGGAAGCTGATATCCGCACACCCAAGGCGGAAGCCGGTCCGGCCAGCTTGCTCATGCGCGATATTTCCAACAAGCCGGCTTCGCGGATATGCTGCCGGAACAACAAATGACCGCTCATAGCTTCGTTTCCGCGATTATGCGACTATACGAGAACCGCTCCCGCTACAGAGACGCGATGAAGAAGCATGTAAACGGCGGAGGCGCGGACAAAATCATGCATTTGATAAAAGCGGTAAGCCTTCGGAGATGACGATGGACTCTCTCTTTAAGACTGGACGAACTGCCGAATGAAAGAGAAACAAGATGTACATTTTAGTAAGAGGTTATTCGTTATGTCACCCTCGTTAAGGAGCTCATTATGAATATAATAATTGCCGATGATGAGCCCTTCATGCTCAAGATCGTACAAGCTTATTTAGAGAAAGAGTCCTTTACGACTTATCCGGCGCGAGATGGAGAAGAAGCTCTTCATCTCTTCTATACGAACAAAATTAACTTGGCCATCCTCGATTGGATGATGCCGAAGCAAAGCGGCATTCAAGTGTGCAAAGAAATCAAAAAACAAAGCAAAACAACGAAAGTACTTCTGTTAACGGCCAAAGGCGAAACCGAGGATGAATTAATCGCCTTGCAGTCCGGTGCGGATGAATATATCAGCAAGCCGTTCGACCCGCGAATATTGATTCTAAGAGTAAGAAAACTGTTACGGATAGATTCTCGAATTACCATTGGGGATTTACAGATCGATATGGACGGGCAACGCATTTTCAGAAATAACCAGGACATACAGGCAACGAATACAGAGTTCCACCTGATGAAATATTTGATTGAAAATAGAGGCGTCATTATCACGAGGAAAGCATTGTTGGATCATGTATGGGGGTTCGATTATTTAGGCGAAGAAAGAACGGTCGATACGCATATACGTAGACTGCGGGCGAAGATCGGCGAGCATGTCATTACGACTCATCGAGGTATGGGGTATAGTCTGGACGAGCCGCATGAATAAGCTGAATCGAAAGTTGATCGTGCGCATCTCTCTGATGTTTCTCATCGTCGTTATTCTTTCAATTGCCATGAATACGTTCTTCTTACCCAAATATTTGTTGTACCAAAAAAAACATACGCAGGCTGCCTTAACCGCGCAGCTCGAAACGATGGACACTCGTCATTTACTCCGGGATGCGGAGCTTCTTGAGCGGGAGCAAGGGGTAACCATCGTGCATACGGAACTAATCGGAAATATTAATCGTCTAAATGAAGACGTCCTCGATCAACTGAACAAAAAGAAGATTACATTGAGCAAGTTCTGGATAACCGATGAAAGTATCGCAAAGCTGAATGAAAATAAGCCGGTCCGAAAAATTTATCATCAGCAAAAATTAAAGTCGAGCTTCCTTGTTACTTTCATGAAGAAGGACAATCTGATTTTCGTAATCGGAGAATCTATTTCGTATTCCTCGGAAACGCTGGCCATCGTCAATCGTTTTAACCTGTATATATATGCGGGCGGGCTGCTGCTCCTGATCGTGCTGTCTCTCGTGTTTACGAAACAGATCGTTCGGCCGCTTGCCACAATCCAGGTAGCAGCGGACGGCATCTCTAAGCTATCGTTCGCGAAGGTTCATATCCGAACGGGCGATGAAATCGAGTCTTTAGCGGAGAGCATTAATCGGATGAGCGACAAGTTAGAGCAGGCTCATCTCGCATTGGAAAGCAAAAACGAGAATTTAAGGACGTTCATCGCAAACATTTCCCATGAGCTCAAAACGCCGCTTTCCCTGATCAAGGCTTACTCCGCCGGAATTCAGGACGGCATGGACGACGGCACTTATCTGGATGTTATCCGGCAACAGACCGATGATATGGCGAGAATGGTGAACCAATTACTCGAACTATCCAAGTTGCAAACCGATTCGTATGAGATAAGCGCCTTTGATTTCGCTCCGTTGCTCGATAGAACGCTGCGGAAATACGATATTTCTTTTCGGCAGCAAGACATTGCCGTTACCGTCCATGACCGCTTGCTGACCGATTCGCGGGTAATGGCGGATGAGCGGAAAATCGAAATGGTCATTAACAATTTCATCTCCAACGCTTTGAAATATACGACCGACGGGCAGATCGATATCACTGTAGAAAATAAGGATGATCGGATGTTGTTCGCCATTAGCAACGGCGTCGCCGATGGCCAAGACTTGCAATGGGACAGCATATGGGAGCCTTTCTTCGTATTGGAGAGCTCTCGCAACAAACAGCTCAGCGGAACGGGTTTAGGCCTGTCGATCGTTAGAACGATTTTGCAAAAGCATAACGCTCCATTCGGTTTTCATATTCATAAGGGTCAAATCGTTTTTCGCTTCTCCTTACCCGTGGCCTTATCCTAACCAATTCTATCATCGGGGGGTATTATGCATCAAAAACCGATTAGTCGACGGCAATTTTTGAAGAAGAGTATGCAATGGGGAGGCGGGTTAATAGGATTAGCTAGTCTATCCGGCGCCTATTCCCGTTGGATAGAACCTACTTGGCTTGAGGTTAAATCCGTAGAGGTAACGCTCTCCAATCTGCCCCGTTCCTTTGCGCGGCTTCGAATTGTTCATTTTAGCGATGTACACTTCGGCGAATATTCGGAACCGGAACTATTAACGGAGCTAGTAAAGCAAACTCAACAATTAAAGCCCGATCTTATTTGCTTTACGGGAGATCTGATCGATTATTCGACAAGCTATATTTCAGAAGCGATAGCCTTATTCT
Encoded proteins:
- a CDS encoding SDR family NAD(P)-dependent oxidoreductase, which encodes MQNKTILITGGTGSWGRELVGKLLEREPKEIRIFSRNESLQVEMRQEFQHHPKLNFIIGDIRDKYEVMQACQQVDYIYHLAALKHVPICEQQPDSAMKTNVIGTQHVIQAAIANDVEKVIYVSTDKATHPSNTYGMTKALAEKLIVHANLREGNTRFVCVRSGNVLGSTGSVVPLFKQRIAQGLDLSLTDSRMTRFFLTLEEAVALLLKATEDSRGGEIYVTKMSACRIADLTQVLIEELATGVVRINETGARPGESLTESLISEFESTYSIDLDVRYYVILPPYPIEGLQDYYAGSVPVDFRGYHSNHALLSKPEIREMLLKGGLLA
- a CDS encoding response regulator transcription factor, which gives rise to MNIIIADDEPFMLKIVQAYLEKESFTTYPARDGEEALHLFYTNKINLAILDWMMPKQSGIQVCKEIKKQSKTTKVLLLTAKGETEDELIALQSGADEYISKPFDPRILILRVRKLLRIDSRITIGDLQIDMDGQRIFRNNQDIQATNTEFHLMKYLIENRGVIITRKALLDHVWGFDYLGEERTVDTHIRRLRAKIGEHVITTHRGMGYSLDEPHE
- a CDS encoding sensor histidine kinase → MNKLNRKLIVRISLMFLIVVILSIAMNTFFLPKYLLYQKKHTQAALTAQLETMDTRHLLRDAELLEREQGVTIVHTELIGNINRLNEDVLDQLNKKKITLSKFWITDESIAKLNENKPVRKIYHQQKLKSSFLVTFMKKDNLIFVIGESISYSSETLAIVNRFNLYIYAGGLLLLIVLSLVFTKQIVRPLATIQVAADGISKLSFAKVHIRTGDEIESLAESINRMSDKLEQAHLALESKNENLRTFIANISHELKTPLSLIKAYSAGIQDGMDDGTYLDVIRQQTDDMARMVNQLLELSKLQTDSYEISAFDFAPLLDRTLRKYDISFRQQDIAVTVHDRLLTDSRVMADERKIEMVINNFISNALKYTTDGQIDITVENKDDRMLFAISNGVADGQDLQWDSIWEPFFVLESSRNKQLSGTGLGLSIVRTILQKHNAPFGFHIHKGQIVFRFSLPVALS